Proteins encoded together in one Lathyrus oleraceus cultivar Zhongwan6 chromosome 5, CAAS_Psat_ZW6_1.0, whole genome shotgun sequence window:
- the LOC127082225 gene encoding uncharacterized protein LOC127082225, with product MTKRGGKAKVLAPGKLQEERNCIINKKHIVRKPAQTTLSMQDASSAPTPAQAAPSVRVASSMPTSASKKSFVQAASSMPTPTQAASSVQVASSMPTSASKKSCVQAASLMPTPAQAASSVQAASSMPTPAQAASSVQAASSMPTPAPTVVPVHATTSEKFSFMPTPTLSHQTMAGPQSINLQTMASPSNLAEEEDVDADEDEAVGQETITPLVPTIDENGKVIIKPSGTGLVPAKEVAGAINYAIRKQFYKPIHHWSALDPDTKADWFKLFGEKVSWDPFDHAFVYSAFEKKGRKRLNDMLGKARRKGTRPSWIGDDAWVELQTYWQKTEFLAVSSQNKTNRASARGRAVHTTGRKAHIDVALQLSRELQRDLRPDELFLKTHKRKNGEWVDSRATSTYFEIPTSCYQFENEIRLRFQKTFKEKFDAELQPTEEGNGEVVQVLDGERVNQLWTEAAGGRNRGRVYGAADLAINLKRG from the exons ATGACTAAAAGAGGTGGAAAAGCTAAGGTATTAGCACCAGGAAAACTTCAAGAAGAACGAAATTGCATAATTAACAAGAAGCATATCGTTAGGAAACCTGCTCAAACAACATTGTCTATGCAGGATGCATCATCGGCACCAACACCAGCTCAGGCAGCACCGTCCGTGCGGGTTGCATCGTCGATGCCGACATCAGCTTCGAAAAAATCATTTGTGCAGGCTGCATCGTCGATGCCAACACCAACTCAGGCAGCATCGTCCGTGCAGGTTGCATCATCAATGCCAACATCAGCTTCTAAAAAATCATGTGTGCAGGCTGCATCGTTGATGCCAACACCAGCTCAGGCAGCATCGTCCGTGCAGGCTGCATCGTCGATGCCAACACCAGCTCAGGCAGCATCGTCTGTGCAGGCTGCATCGTCGATGCCAACACCAGCTCCAACTGTAGTACCTGTTCATGCCACTACCTCTGAGAAATTCAGTTTTATGCCTACTCCAACTTTAAGCCATCAAACAATGGCTGGCCCTCAAAGTATAAACCTTCAAACAATGGCTAGCCCTTCAAATTTGGCAGAGGAGGAAGATGTGGATGCTGATGAGGATGAGGCGGTGGGTCAAGAAACTATTACCCCTCTTGTGCCAACAATAGATGAGAATGGGAAAGTTATTATAAAACCATCTGGTACTGG GCTAGTTCCTGCCAAAGAAGTTGCTGGTGCCATTAATTATGCGATACGCAAACAATTTTATAAACCTATACATCATTGGTCTGCACTCGATCCTGATACGAAAGCTGATTGGTTTAAGTTGTTTGGA gAGAAGGTTTCGTGGGATCCTTTCGATCATGCATTTGTCTATAGCGCATTtgaaaaaaaaggaagaaaacGATTAAACGACATGTTGGGGAAGGCGAGGAGAAAAGGGACTCGACCTTCATGGATTGGTGATGATGCTTGGGTTGAACTTCAAACTTATTGGCAAAAGACCGAGTTTTTGGCTGTGTCTTCTCAAAACAAGACCAATCGAGCTTCCGCAAGAGGCAGAGCAGTCCACACCACAGGCCGTAAGGCTCATATTGATGTTGCACTTCAACTT TCACGTGAACTTCAAAGGGATCTGCGTCCCGATGAGTTATTTTTAAAAACACACAAGAGGAAAAATGGTGAATGGGTTGACAGTCGTGCTACATCTACTTAT TTTGAAATTCCTACTTCCTGCTATCAGTTTGAAAATGAAATCCGATTGAGGTTTCAA AAGACTTTTAAAGAGAAGTTTGATGCAGAACTTCAGCCAACTGAAGAAGGGAATGGAGAGGTTGTTCAAGTGTTAGATGGAGAGCGTGTAAATCAGCTATGGACAGAGGCTGCTGGGGGCCGTAACCGTGGTCGGGTTTATGGCGCTGCAGATTTAGCTATTAATCTAAAACGTGGATAA